A part of Brettanomyces bruxellensis chromosome 3, complete sequence genomic DNA contains:
- the GUA1 gene encoding GMP synthase (glutamine-hydrolyzing) (MEROPS:MER0045886): protein MSSIDKTSEITKSFDTILVLDFGSQYSHLIVRRLREIHVYAEMLPCTQKISTLKFKPIGIILSGGPYSVYEDDAPHVDPSIFDLNVPILGICYGMQEIAWLNNKSVSRGTKREYGPANINVLDSSCPLFKGTDNSKVWMSHHDKLTKLPDGFKTVANTDNTPFAGISHVSKPIYGIQFHPEVTHTVQGKRLLKNFAVNICKAPQNWTMENFIQTAVKRIRDTVGPTAEAIGAVSGGVDSSVASRLMKEAIGNRFHAIFVDNGLMRKNEAENVKHALDEGLGINLVVVDAGKEFLGNLKGVTDPEKKRKVIGHTFIHVFERVANQIKPKDGSQIKYLLQGTLYPDVIESVSFKGPSQTIKSHHNVGGLIDNMKLSLIEPLRELFKDEVRHLGELLDIPEDLVWRHPFPGPGLGIRVLGEVTPKQVEIAREADDVFITEIKKAGLYRKISQAFACLLPIRSVGVMGDQRMYEQVIALRAIETVDFMTADWFVFPADFLKRVASRIVNEVNGVSRVTYDITSKPPATVEWE from the coding sequence ATGAGCTCTATCGATAAAACATCCGAGATAACCAAGTCCTTTGATACCATTTTGGTCTTGGACTTTGGATCACAATATTCCCATCTTATTGTTAGAAGGTTAAGAGAAATTCATGTCTACGCTGAAATGCTTCCATGTACTCAGAAGATAAGTACTTTGAAGTTTAAACCGATTGgtattattttatctggTGGCCCATACTCAGTTTATGAAGACGATGCCCCTCATGTCGACCCATCGATTTTTGATCTTAACGTTCCAATCCTTGGAATCTGCTATGGTATGCAAGAGATTGCATGGCTCAACAACAAGTCAGTTAGCAGGggaacaaaaagagaatatgGACCTGCAAATATTAATGTTTTGGACAGCTCTTGCCCTCTTTTTAAGGGAACAGATAACTCTAAAGTTTGGATGTCACATCACGACAAGTTAACTAAGCTCCCAGACGGGTTCAAGACTGTGGCAAACACAGACAACACACCATTTGCTGGAATCAGCCATGTCTCGAAACCTATATATGGTATTCAATTTCACCCAGAGGTCACACACACCGTTCAGGGTAAAAGATTACTCAAAAACTTTGCAGTGAATATATGTAAGGCTCCACAAAACTGGACTATGGAGAACTTTATCCAGACTGCTGTTAAAAGAATTAGAGATACAGTCGGACCTACAGCCGAGGCTATTGGAGCTGTCTCTGGTGGCGTTGATTCGTCTGTTGCATCTAGACTTATGAAAGAGGCAATAGGTAACAGGTTTCACGCTATTTTTGTGGACAATGGCTTGATGAGAAAAAACGAAGCTGAAAATGTGAAGCATGCATTGGATGAAGGATTGGGAATAAATTtagttgttgttgatgcagGGAAAGAATTTTTAGGCAATCTCAAGGGTGTCACTGACcctgagaagaagaggaaggtAATCGGACATACTTTCATACATGTTTTTGAACGAGTTGCTAATCAAATCAAACCGAAGGATGGATCTCAGATCAAGTACTTACTTCAGGGCACATTATATCCTGATGTTATCGAGAGCGTTTCATTTAAGGGCCCGTCTCAAACTATCAAATCCCATCATAATGTGGGAGGATTGATTGACAACATGAAGCTAAGCTTGATCGAACCTTTGAGGGAACTttttaaagatgaagttCGCCATCTTGGTGAACTTTTGGATATACCTGAAGACCTTGTCTGGAGGCATCCATTCCCAGGTCCGGGTCTTGGAATACGTGTGTTGGGCGAGGTCACCCCAAAACAAGTAGAGATTGCAAGAGAAGCAGATGATGTGTTTATTACCGAAATTAAGAAGGCTGGTCTTTACAGAAAGATATCTCAAGCGTTTGCATGCTTACTTCCTATTAGATCTGTTGGTGTGATGGGTGATCAAAGAATGTATGAACAAGTTATTGCCTTAAGAGCCATTGAAACTGTCGATTTCATGACGGCCGATTGGTTTGTTTTTCCTGCGGATTTCTTGAAGAGAGTTGCATCTAGAATTGTGAACGAGGTTAATGGTGTTTCAAGAGTTACATATGATATCACTTCTAAGCCTCCTGCTACCGTTGAGTGGGAATGA
- a CDS encoding uncharacterized protein (MEROPS:MER0032370), with protein sequence MGVEGLHQIDLSLTNHERNVRDDILDMVKKNDEFVSHSDHSDISINDVVDHVIYIVKRIGWNHVGLCGDFDGMEKGPFGLENTSKYPYLVKKVSDVTGASENDIAKFMGLNVLCVWKECEKVAKVLKKVCPQPIDINWNERKWVFPKYAKDILNMYSGAKDQENNVYTDTTKP encoded by the exons ATGGGTGTTGAAGGATTGCATCAAATTGATTTGTC CTTGACAAATCATGAAAGAAATGTTAGAGATGATATCCTAGATATGgttaaaaagaatgatg AATTTGTGAGTCATTCGGATCACAGTGATATTTCTATCAACGATGTTGTGGACCATGTAATTTATATTGTTAAAAGAATTGGTTGGAATCATGTAGGACTGTGTGGTGATTTCGATGGTATGGAGAAAGGACCGTTTGGCCTTGAAaacacttcaaaatatcCATATCTTGTTAAAAAGGTTTCGGACGTAACAGGTGCTTCGGAAAACGATATCGCTAAGTTTATGGGCCTGAATGTTTTGTGCGTATGGAAGGAGTGTGAAAAAGTGGCAAAAGTTTTAAAAAAGGTTTGTCCGCAACCGATTGACATTAATTGGAacgaaagaaaatgggtttttccaaaatatgcAAAGGATATTCTAAATATGTATTCAGGTGCCaaagatcaagaaaataacGTGTATACAGACACTACTAAGCCTTAG